In one Candidatus Neomarinimicrobiota bacterium genomic region, the following are encoded:
- a CDS encoding acyl-CoA thioesterase codes for MVLPNDANVLGSVLGGHVMHLMDMCAAMAAMRHCRKVVVTASVEHLSFHHPVKVGELMILKASVNYADRTSMEVGVRIEAENPLTGEKRHTSSAYLTFVALDDKSRPTAVPKVVPGTEEEKRRYREARKRREERLKRMHREGS; via the coding sequence ATGGTCCTGCCAAATGATGCCAATGTGCTCGGGAGCGTCTTGGGTGGGCACGTCATGCACTTGATGGATATGTGTGCGGCTATGGCAGCCATGCGGCATTGTCGCAAAGTAGTTGTAACGGCTTCGGTAGAGCATTTAAGCTTTCATCACCCCGTTAAGGTGGGGGAACTAATGATCCTCAAGGCCTCAGTGAATTACGCGGACCGTACCTCAATGGAAGTGGGTGTCAGGATTGAGGCTGAGAATCCCCTCACAGGAGAAAAGCGTCACACCAGCTCGGCCTATCTCACGTTTGTAGCCTTGGACGATAAGAGTCGGCCCACAGCTGTGCCGAAGGTAGTCCCCGGCACGGAGGAGGAAAAGCGCCGTTACCGGGAGGCCCGGAAGCGACGGGAGGAGCGCCTTAAGCGTATGCATAGAGAGGGTTCATAA
- a CDS encoding NADH-quinone oxidoreductase subunit N, with product MPNIQSLSYFLPELILTASVVVIILLDVFIKGRNRNRIVWLLSLVALFIAGTFLILQKSPSEAIFYGALAIDPYSRFFKWIFLVATAVIYLVSPYTRELDENPRHEYYLFLLVVVFGMFLMASALDLIIVYLSLEIVSIGSFILAGFLKKDQLSSESSLKYVIYGALSSGVMLYGLSLLFGIAGSTNVFDVQAALSGVPEQAHLTLSIALLLVLTGFGYKIAMVPFHFWTPDVYQGAPTTITAYLSVAPKAAGFALALRILGIAFGASPDLNLGSWLPVEGLPFGTLIAIFSAATMTVGNVIAIQQSSVKRMLAYSSIAHAGYMLMAATILNAQALGAIMFYLAVYLFMNLGAFLVAIFIHNQYGFNEIDEWKGLGFQAPAIAVAMGVFLFSLTGLPPTAGFVGKVYLFSVLIEANQFWWLVILGVVNSVISLYYYIRILRVMFLDAEPTGETIADHPALTGTILALMIPVLLFGVYWTPLMKLVRSSLEFHSPTM from the coding sequence GTGCCTAATATCCAAAGCCTGAGCTACTTTTTGCCCGAGCTGATCCTCACCGCCTCGGTAGTGGTGATCATCTTGTTGGATGTCTTTATCAAAGGGCGGAACCGTAACCGGATCGTCTGGCTGCTCAGCCTGGTGGCCCTATTCATCGCGGGTACATTCCTGATCCTGCAGAAGTCCCCCAGCGAGGCCATTTTCTACGGTGCCCTGGCTATAGATCCCTACAGCCGGTTCTTCAAATGGATTTTCCTGGTGGCGACTGCGGTCATCTACCTCGTCTCGCCGTATACTAGAGAGTTGGATGAGAATCCCCGGCACGAGTATTACCTCTTCTTGCTGGTGGTGGTCTTTGGCATGTTCCTCATGGCCTCGGCCTTGGACTTGATTATTGTCTATCTGTCCCTTGAGATCGTGAGCATTGGCTCTTTTATTCTGGCCGGTTTCCTCAAAAAGGACCAGCTTTCCAGTGAATCTTCCCTTAAATATGTAATCTATGGTGCCCTTTCCTCTGGCGTCATGCTGTATGGGCTAAGCCTGTTGTTCGGGATTGCCGGGTCCACCAACGTCTTCGATGTTCAAGCGGCCTTATCCGGTGTGCCAGAGCAGGCTCACCTTACACTTAGCATCGCTCTGCTGCTGGTCCTGACAGGCTTCGGCTACAAGATTGCCATGGTGCCTTTCCACTTCTGGACACCGGATGTCTATCAGGGTGCGCCGACCACCATTACCGCTTACCTATCGGTCGCACCCAAAGCCGCCGGTTTTGCCCTGGCGCTGAGGATTCTGGGCATCGCCTTTGGCGCTAGCCCTGATCTGAACCTGGGCAGTTGGCTTCCGGTGGAGGGTCTGCCCTTTGGCACCTTAATCGCAATCTTTTCTGCTGCCACCATGACGGTAGGCAACGTTATCGCTATCCAGCAGAGCAGCGTCAAACGGATGCTGGCCTACTCCAGCATTGCTCATGCCGGCTACATGCTCATGGCCGCCACCATCCTGAATGCGCAAGCCCTCGGTGCCATTATGTTCTATTTGGCAGTGTATCTTTTCATGAACCTGGGGGCCTTCCTGGTGGCCATCTTTATCCATAACCAGTACGGTTTTAACGAAATTGATGAGTGGAAAGGCTTAGGCTTCCAGGCGCCGGCGATAGCCGTTGCTATGGGCGTTTTCCTCTTCAGCCTCACGGGCCTGCCTCCAACAGCCGGTTTTGTTGGCAAAGTGTATCTCTTCTCGGTGCTGATTGAGGCTAATCAGTTTTGGTGGCTGGTGATTTTGGGAGTGGTGAATTCGGTCATCTCATTGTATTATTACATACGCATACTAAGGGTAATGTTTCTCGATGCCGAGCCGACAGGTGAGACCATTGCCGACCATCCAGCACTGACCGGAACCATCCTAGCGTTAATGATACCGGTGCTGCTCTTCGGCGTTTACTGGACCCCGCTGATGAAACTGGTGCGGTCTTCTTTGGAATTTCATAGCCCGACTATGTGA
- a CDS encoding NuoM family protein yields the protein MDAYILTLLVFVPVLGAIVSLFVPRKHVARIKWIAAGFAGIQVLLAIWLFAAFDRSSDTLQFAVKTAWIPAFNINYHVGVDGLSMPMVFLTALLSFVSLIASWNIDKSPRGYFSLFLLLDAGMMGVFVALDFFLFYVFWEVMLLPMYFLIGMWGGPQRQYAAIKFFLYTLFGSVLILLSMLAFYFYTEPHTFNLLTLIQEAPKIDVQLWGLDIKWLIWIALFIGFAIKVPIFPFHTWLPLAHVEAPTAVSVILAGVLLKMGTYGLLRISYPLLPAETVAFATLLAVLAVINIIWGAANAIAQVDLKRMVAYSSISHMGMVLLGMAAVVSSSRGGAQAGMNGAVLQMFNHGTITAMLFLLVGVIYDRAHHRYIVYPRDYHDKTLRGRLAFGGLATNLPVYSGFVALAFFAGLGLPALSAFISEAMCFIGGFTAFRTLTIIGTVGILLNATYFLRAFQRMFLGPLNEKWAGLNDMSGREIGFMAPLAVIVLFLGIYPRPALDIMTATMDRLIDLVNLISQVAIQ from the coding sequence ATTGCGGCCGGCTTTGCCGGGATACAGGTTCTGTTGGCCATCTGGCTCTTCGCCGCCTTTGACCGCTCCAGTGACACGCTCCAATTCGCCGTGAAGACTGCCTGGATACCGGCCTTCAACATCAACTACCACGTCGGAGTGGATGGTCTCTCCATGCCTATGGTTTTCCTGACGGCGCTCCTTTCCTTCGTCTCGCTCATCGCCAGCTGGAATATCGACAAAAGCCCCCGGGGGTACTTCAGCCTTTTCCTCCTGCTGGATGCTGGCATGATGGGCGTGTTCGTAGCGCTTGACTTTTTCCTGTTCTACGTTTTCTGGGAAGTCATGCTGCTTCCCATGTATTTCCTGATTGGTATGTGGGGCGGTCCCCAACGGCAGTATGCAGCCATCAAGTTCTTTTTATACACTCTTTTTGGATCGGTGCTCATACTCCTGTCCATGCTGGCCTTTTACTTCTACACCGAGCCACACACCTTCAACCTCCTGACCCTCATTCAGGAGGCTCCCAAGATAGACGTGCAGCTGTGGGGCCTGGATATTAAGTGGCTGATCTGGATTGCGTTATTTATCGGCTTCGCTATCAAGGTTCCTATCTTTCCCTTCCACACCTGGCTACCCCTGGCCCATGTGGAAGCGCCGACAGCTGTATCGGTCATTCTGGCCGGGGTGCTGCTGAAGATGGGGACCTACGGCCTGCTGCGGATCAGCTACCCCTTGCTGCCGGCTGAAACCGTCGCATTCGCCACCCTCTTGGCGGTATTGGCGGTCATCAATATTATCTGGGGGGCCGCCAATGCCATTGCCCAGGTAGACCTGAAGCGGATGGTGGCTTACTCCTCTATCAGTCATATGGGTATGGTGCTGCTGGGTATGGCGGCGGTGGTGAGTAGCAGTCGCGGCGGTGCTCAAGCCGGCATGAACGGAGCCGTCCTGCAGATGTTCAACCACGGTACCATTACGGCCATGCTCTTCCTCTTGGTAGGGGTGATTTATGATCGAGCCCACCACCGCTACATCGTCTATCCCCGGGATTACCATGACAAGACTCTCAGGGGTCGGCTGGCCTTCGGCGGCCTGGCAACAAATCTGCCCGTTTATTCCGGTTTCGTCGCCCTGGCATTCTTTGCCGGGTTAGGATTGCCGGCTCTGTCTGCTTTCATTAGCGAGGCCATGTGCTTTATCGGTGGTTTCACCGCCTTCCGGACGCTCACTATTATCGGTACCGTAGGGATTCTGCTGAACGCCACCTATTTCCTGCGGGCTTTCCAGCGGATGTTCCTGGGGCCGCTGAATGAGAAGTGGGCTGGGCTGAACGATATGTCCGGTCGTGAAATCGGCTTCATGGCACCCCTGGCGGTGATCGTTCTCTTCCTGGGGATTTATCCGCGGCCGGCCCTGGATATCATGACCGCCACCATGGATCGCCTCATTGATCTGGTGAACCTGATCTCGCAGGTAGCGATCCAATGA